The sequence ccgtgtgtggacgagcattgtgaaAGTGACACCACAATGTTGTAACGTGAGAGGTAATACACGAGGACATAGCACGTCTGCGATGTAGAAGAGTTGCTCAGAGAAAAACGCATTacattttttctcagccaaaaacaatgctacgaatgcaaaaTGTTACGTACATACTATTTGAATATCCCAAGTGAGTGTGCCAAGTATCCGTCACAGATAGCAGAGCGGCAGGACAGTTTCAGAGTGCAGTTCATAGTTTACGTACATTACAAGCAacatgccatcattgaatttctcactgcacacAAAGAagatgtggggaatattcacaaatgctcgtgcaaagtctacggagcactgctgtcgacagaagtacagttagtcaccaGGGGGgggagtgaggtcatcagaaggcactTCAGCGGAGCTGCATGATTTGCagtggctgtcacacctgacgggTTTCAGGGAGCTAACGTCATCATtcaccattaaaggatgccatttgtgggagacattttgaggatgatcaGGAGgtaattcacacagtgaagcactggcttcaCCACCAGGACAAGGGGGCAACCCTCATACTACTGTATCATGAAATTACCCTCAATCACCACTGACATGGCCTGAAAGCATACCCTATTGTAGTGCCTCGAGAATGTCAACACTGGTTCTAGAGACCTTCAGCTTTCCACCGTCTCGAAAACCCAATATTTTACATACGAGAGTGAGAGATGGGAGACACTCTACCTCATGCCAATTTTCTGTGTGTGTAGGGTGGACGTGTATCAAGAGTCTGTTATAATGTGGACGgttactgactgactgactcactcactctcTTGAGAGTCTGATGGTGGGCTTAAGAGAACTTTGAGAGATTTCTAGAATTGAATTTATTGTAAAAGTACTTAATAGCTCTGACGGTCTGAAAGTCATTGGGCTTATGAAATATTGcttatttatgtgaaaactattatgTGGTGTTCTGTTTGTGGACGTGAAAATATAGTGGGATTCATTTAAAAGTATTTTGAGCACGCGGAATCATTTTGAGGGTGGAGAAAATTCCTCCAAACAACATTATATCTTTGGAGAAGAAGTTGGGGAGATCGACGCAGCTGGCTATCCTGTAAAGATCGGCATAGCACCTCCGAGTGAAGGGGATGTGCGAGTCCTGCACACCAGCACCACACAGCTTCCTATagtcaccggaaactgccagaacttggcgaccgtgacaggactcgaacctgcaatcttcctcaCGGAGTAAGGTGCGCTGGCTCCTAGTGCTGGGCATGTAGCTTATGTGGTGAGTGCGGCAACCACTTGCCTGCATCAATCAACCAGTCAGCAGTCTCTCGATACATGTCCACCCTGTGCACACAGAAAACCGGCACGAGGTAGACACTCTCTTGTCTCTCACTCACATACGAAATTCTTGatgcactacatatccctccccttagctcgaacacacgatattttatacACGTTCGTTTATGTACATCAAGATCGTATTCATATAACACAAATTTACATTTCAATCAGTTTATATAACTTTTTTTCTAGCAATCGTGTAtttaatacacagcttttcttttttaGTTTCGATATTATCTGAGCATCTCACCTAATATTGAAGTTCGTACTTTTATATCTAGGGATCGCATGGACAGCATTTCTGGTTTCCAATAACAAACTCCAGGTGTCACAGACTTCTTATTACACCATTCTTTACTATAATTCCCtgaattattttttctttagtTCCTAATGGTTTCATTCCCTACAGTAGCttgtagtctggaggaactctgggcaaatgaATATGTTCTTTTCGACAGTTAAATTCACATAAAACATAACAATGTGAGCGGAATAATGTTCTTTTCGACAGTATAttcacataaaacataataatgtGAGCGGAATAGAGAATCCAAACTTACCAGAACAATCTCTACAAAATGTGTGACTTCAGTCACGATACTGTCCTTTTTCCTTTAGGCACAGTACCTATACCTAACCTACAGGTTGACCCTATGAATGCACTTCCTCCTTCCATTTCTGTAGGTACGCCCCTTTAAATTCCTATTctgctatggtacaggtcaatccccttcctGGTGTCCCTGCCCACACAGTATAGGTCAGTCCTTCTTGGGTCTGCCTACCTGCCCCTTTCCATCCAATAAGCGCAGGGTTCGGCATCTTTCTCCTTCCTGAGTAGGCTTCACAGTTCATTGCCCTTATACAATAACCAATTTGTGCCTGTTAGTGGCCGCAGGGCTTCCCAGTTCAGTAAGTTCGAGGCCCATACACAACCAACAGACATAGCACTATGGTAATGTTCCGTATTATTTCTCACACACAGTGTTGGTGAGGGGCACGCTTTTTGCACTTTTGTAGTGTCTGATCCTGTGTAATCATATTAGATTAGTTCACAtactgtttgcaagacaacaatccacATGAATGGCTTCCATTTACACTGTATTAAGTATATACAGTATAACTTTCCCCAAAGTGTGAAAAAAAAAGTCTGCAGAAAGTACAGACAAAAACTCCTAAATGTTTTTGTTTGTCCATTGGTTTAGTACGTAATTTACATCAAAGTTTTTCTGTCTGTAAGAACAATCAACTGCAACCGTAATGAAAGAAATATGTTATTTCCAAAGTATTCTATTGCTTGGTGTACTACAGTAGTAGCTTGTCGTCCATTTTGCAACCAATGTGCTTTTTTTACAGAAGGGAGTTACAAAATCTTTATACTTTGGTCATTTTCTGTATGAAATAGCTTCTTAGTCTACTAATATAGCATTTCTCAGCTACTGAAAAGCAGCAATTGTTTTGCAAACACTGATTTGCATGAAAAATGGTACACAACCTTTCGATACCTTGAAGCACTAAATGTACACCTCTCAATTTTCGATATATattggaaacaccctgtattaactaCATTACTATCAGAACTCTGAGAATTGTTTCAATAATATCCTATTATGGATGACAGATTTTACTTTCAGCAACAAACGAAATACACAGAACCAAAATATTCCTGTTATTTACATCACAGTCCCATAGTTCTGCCACAGCAGAAAATTTTAACACAGTTCATTCTTATGGAGTGAATTTTGGAAGGAAGGGAGAATTAATATCTAACATCCCGTTAATGAGCTTATCAGACAGAATTTCGACTCAACAGTTTTCAAATAACGATTTTGACCTTAGGTTGtcccacagaaaacataaatctatAATTACAGTAATTCTCTGCAAAGCATAATTTTAGTGTGCACCCCATTCACGTATATAGAGATGGAAAATTACCAATTTGTATGGCTTGTTAATAGGCCTAATCTCTTACAATACATCAATGATCCCCGTTTGAGATATTATGTGGAGATATTTGCATTGTCTTTCTGAAACACCAGTTCTCAAAATTAATCTGAAAGGGTTTTCCTGCAACAATGTTGCAATCTTTTGTCCGTAGATTTGCATATGAATTCTCTGAGCATCTCTGTTTAAAGTGGGCTGCACTATGCTGATACGATTGTATCTACACATATCTGAATTTGTTCATAGTCTGCTGTTGTATGTACTCAAACAAGGACACCAAATTCTGAAGCAATTTCTAAAAAGGGTATCTTACATACAGTTCTCTTACATGTATCACAATTTCCCAGAACCCTAACAATCGCAGCCTTTCAACAGCTAATATCAAGTGTTTGCATCATTCTGCTCTGCTTTGAAGTATTTTCCACAGACCTTTAAATTACGTGAGAGGATCCAGAATATTGTCACTGATCTTAATTGGCCAGTATTTGATTCTTTCTATTAATTATGAGTATTATCTTGTATTCACCAATCTCTGCAGAGAGCTGCGATTCAGATGAATTTGTTGCTATCCGAACCCCTCTTGCCCTGAATGACCAATGCAACAATCGTAACCAGTGCACCAACACGCACAGTGTGTAATGTACTGACAAGGAAACTGTCTTCCGCATACGATTACTAGCATTTGCAAGTATAGCCAGGAAGGTTACCAAACTTAATTAATTAtactgcaggtgataaacgggcttGAGAGTGATGTATTTCATAACGGAACTTTAGACTCCCTCAACatgcagaaaagaagaaaaagagaaaagaacgagagaaaagaaagaacgagagaaaagaaagaacgagagaaaagaaagaacgagagaaaagaaagaacgagagaaaagaaagaacgagagaaaagaaagaacgagagaaaagaaagaacgagagaaaagaaagaacgagagaaaagaaagaacgagagaaaagaaagaacgagagaaaagaaagaacgagagaaaagaaagaacgagagaaaagaaagaacgagagaaaagaaagaacgagagaaaagaaagaacgagagaaaagaaagaacgagagaaaagaaagaacgagagaaaagaaagaacgagagaaaagaaagaacgagagaaaagaaagaacgagagaaaagaaagaacgagagaaaagaaagaacgagagaaaagaaagaacgagagaaaagaaagaacgagagaaaagaaagaacgagagaaaagaaagaaagagagaaaagaaagaaagagagaaaagaaagaaagagagaaaagaaagaaagagagaaaagaaagaaaaagagaaaagaaagaaaaagagaaaaattggtgaaagaaatgaaaaaggagatGCTCTAGGTACAATGGCATGGATTTGCACATACAAACCATGAAGTCAAGCCAATCGTGATGGTGCTAGCCCATTTTGCATGAGGAATGGAAGAGAGAGTTTTATATGGACATGGAATGAGTGAGGAACATTCTACAGAAAGTCATCTATTGGAGGAGCAAGGGTGGGGGTGGCGAGAGTGTGGGGGGCTGGGGGTCGGGGAGAGCGTGGGGGTGGGGAGAGCGTGGGGGTGGGGAGAGCGGTGGGGATGGGGAGAGCGGTGGGGATGGGGAGAGCGGtgggaggaggacagagagaatAACCACACAACTGCAACATGTACATGTAAGATATTTTATTAATGTGACGatacaaaatacttatttacaatattAAAGCTGTAATATATATGTTATATGAAACCAAAATAGCGCATTGTGAAAAAAGTGAAATTGTTATTGCAGATTATATTTAACGAAACTGCTATTttgattaaaattttattatataattGTATGCCTTACATCAATAGAATGTTCTGTGATTACAAAGAATGGCATCAAAATGTCTAATGTATTTCTGTTCTAAGTCTAGACAAGATAGTAGCAACAGTAATCAGCAAAACTAAGAATTTTATGAACATTTTTGCAATAAATTACACTTGAAATTCACTGAAACAAGACTCGTGTAACTGGGTGTTAACACTTTTGCTCCATCACAGGAGTCCAAGTTCTGGATCCAGTTGTGAATGTAGTGTCTGGTTTCAGTTCCAATATGGTAATCAGGTAAATAACTGAACGCCAGAAATATATTTTTGGTCACTTGCTAGTTAAACCCAGAAATCCAGTGATGACTTCATGGACTTCCATTAAAGCATTTGATACTGGGAACACTAGTGGAACTGGAATATCTGTCAATAGTTAACAACCAAAATATCTGTCCACACAAAAAAGGTAGTTTCCAGACTAATCATTATTGGTGACCATATGAAATCAAGAAAAATGAGACTAGAAATTTCACCACGCACGTTAATTTTGTAAAAAGTTAGTCAAGGTGGAGATTTTCATTGATAAACTGAAGTAATTTTATTAACAAGTGCATATTGCCCACTCCATTGTGCTTCATTATTTGTATTGAAGGGAAATGAACAAAATACAAAGACAAGAAAAATGTGCCAAAGAGAAATCTTTGTATGATAGTGCACAATACTTAACTGGAAGTGTTTCCTCAGCACAGTGCTTAGCGAAACAGTTTGTTGGATTTCAATGTAGAACTTGACAATTACACATTTTCACACACATGAAACAAGTCTGTTTTCATGATATTTACCTAAGCTAGGTGGTTTCACAATACTAATCCAGACATTTCACCACGAATGACCATTTTAATATATGCATCCACGTACACTACAAATTGTTctgagaaactttcaaaaaatttAGTTATGTCTTGTGTTAAAGCATTATAGAAGATTCTGCAGAGCCCTAATGATCCATTCTGCTATGAACTAAGATACTACCTCCTACTGCATCTACAACAGAAATGAATTTGACACAACATATAATGTGAATTTTTAAAAGCAATTACTCTGCAAATACTTATTCCAAGACTAATTATTATAGCATAAATGTCCTACAAGGCTAAGCTGACTTTAAGATCGATATTATGAGGTGAAGATGATCTCATTACAGGCAGGAACATTGTGGAACTTTTTAATGCCCAAAAGAGTTCATTGTACTTTTACCATAAGTAGCCAAATTGCTCCCTAGGTTATGTCTGCCGTGTGCATAGAGGCATGTACATACCTTACTGATCACCACACAACATACAACTTTTCTTCTCCTGCACTTTACAATTctctacttacgaagaaaagtaaaTAGGTACAATTCAAATTATCTTTATAAATCAACACAAATGATACTTCGCTTTATAAACTGTCTACGGAAAATTTgactgaatgtaaaaaaaaaacaacttttgtaTAAAAGCTTTTGAGCAGTTTTCAGTAAGATGCTGAATATACACTTTGACTTCTTTCAAAAGTCATGGAGCCTATAATTACAGTATTCCTGCAGACAATATTACATTCTGCTAGTATACATTATTAAAATCCAGAAACTACTCCACTTCTTCAGTTGCTGCAAATttaggaaggaaaaaaaaacactataaacattacatgtaataaatgaaacaacaaaggGTATACCCTCTATTCTCTATGAAAGTCAGTACCTTCAAACATCCTTCATTAACCGTCACAGCCTATCACCAAATTATCCCTCAACTACCTCTCAAAGGAACATGATCACATTTCATTGACTACACCACAAGCCAGAAAGTATCCGAGGTTACATATGCTCAACACTAAATATAATCCATTAAACTTACACACTAAACACACTGACTTAACTGCAAGTAAAATTGATCCAATTGCAATCAACAACCATTTTAAGTTGTATACTTATAAAATCATTTTTGTACATTGCCTAACTCTGCAAACAACTCCACAGCAAACACCAGACTACTGGAATATTGCTCTCACTAACACATCAAGATGTGGTTTCTATGTAATTGTATTAGGCTTACAACAGACAGAAAAATTTTATTCCAAAAATTTATTTGTAGTTATACCCGTATCACATCATCTGCAGGAAAGACATTGCCATTTTCCAAGTGTTCCCTCAATAGCAAGGTTAACATCTCTGGAAGTATTTTTGGGATGGTACTGATTGCCTGTAGTTTGAAGAAATCACGCAGTGACATAAAACATACATTAACTTTCTAAGAATCTTAATTCTGTATATTTCATATCTTAGATGAATCGCACTTTAATCAATTACTAACAATTCTCCTAGTCATTTCACAGGTATATTTATAAGTATGTATTCACAAAACCTTCTGTGAAAGAGTGGATGGAGACAAACCTCAAAGCATTCACTGACGATTCGTAACAGTCAGACAGACCACAGCCACAAGGAAACATGAGGAAATGATTCTCAATAAGATAAATATGATTTCATTGTGAAGTTACACAAGAAAGTTCTTCATATTGAAATTCTGCCACACTGTTTGCAAATAAAGGACAACCAAGAAAGTTAAGGAGATCTATACAATAAATCTCAACATTTCAACTCCCACACTAAATTACCTTGAGGCTCTTAAAAGAGAGGCTCTCAGACTATTCATGAACAGTACATTACACTACATTGAAACAAACACGAAAACTGTGTTTTTCATGTCGTGTTCGACCATAAAAATACACAGGCAAGGAAGTTACCAAACAGCATATCTGCACAGCTAATATTGAGCACTGTATGCACTTTACTTATATCTTTGTAtgtaacaacattaaaaattttttttttgtattacatacATAGTCAATTAATAAACTTATTCATTGTGGTAACTTTATATTATAGCCAGAAGCACCGTATTTTATGGAGCACTATCAATTTACAAACAAAGTAAGTGACATCTAATGTTTTTTTATCTTTTAATGTAAATTATTCAATACATCTTATCAAGTTTTTATTTAccgatatttttaaaatttaaataccaatttatatatttacttattttcaatatgtatatatatgtgagCACTGAATttatattttctcaaaaattatatATCCTTGTATCTTAATAAATTATAATCTCTAATACTTGCTTAAATATCTTCTTCATGCTCGGGTGGTATACAATATAAAACTTGTACTTGTTTCCAACAATGAAACCCCCTAATGGCAGTAAGTTAAAACTATTCACAAGcaattaaaatgtaaataaacaacaacttctctaaaatgtatatatatatatatatataaacaaccaACGGTCATGTAAAAATCTAAACAAAATGGAAACCACGAATGTGGGGAAATTTCCACTCCAATAGTACAAACACACTCAGTAGACACAATCTTCATCTAATGGACAAAAACCCCAATTAAATATTAAAGTCACAGAGGCTGCTTTATCCACATATCACAAGAAAAAACTATCAATAGTTAAGGTTCATATTTATCTTGCAAGAGATCAATGATGGAAAGTTATAGCAAAGCAGGAGGAAAAACTGGCAACAAACAAGGTGTTCTATCAATGGCCAACCATAATAGAAACTCCCCATCAAAGCATTCTCCATTTGTTTCTCTGTGTTTTTGGCTACACATCATGGAAAAGCCAAAACTGTCAAGTCACAGggctcaacactgcttttctgaagAGAAGGTAACATTTTTTATCATCTTCATTATCAACAATTTAAAAGTTAGCTCTGTATTTCATTATGCTGGTAAAAGTGGGTTGCAATTTGTGTgttaatgaataaaatattatcAATATAAATAAATATGCATACATAACTTCATCAAATCCAGTCCATAGCTGGTATCAAAAGAAGGGTATGAAATGGGCACTTTTTATCAGTAGCAGCCATTTGCTGATGCTGTTCATGTGTACAGTGAAGACAGCCACAGATACTGACTTAAAAGGATAAAATAGAAACAAATGCAAAGCAcacaatgaaacagaaaatttccacacacatttaaatggagaattgaaggaaaaaaaagaaaggaaaaataataataattttggtctccattttgtttctcacgtttgctCATTACTCAGCTCATAAATCCCAGGCACACAAGATTCAATCATTTCTTTGACTGCCTTTTCTCTGTTTATTCTGAAGACCGTCACAATTGCTGAACAGTACTAAGACAATTAAACACACTCCCTCTTCAATGTACCGTCATTATTGCACTAAGGCATCACAGCCTGTGACCAGATCAAATCAATCTACCCACTGTTACTTTATTGCAGTCTCATTTTTATTTTGGCAATTTCCTTTTTACTTGTTTACCCAACACTGACAAGCTCTTCTAATTGCTCCTCCTAAATTTTCTTCACTTAACTGCCTTCTGTGGCCTGAATTTTTATCGAAGTAGCCATTTGCTTTAGTGAAACCTAAAAGCCCCAAGTTGAACTACTAGTGACCTGAATGAAAGTTCAGTGTCTTAACCATTGAGCACTGCAGGATGTGCAAGTGCAGTTTCTCATTACATTCCAGTCACTAACATTAAAGCAGCTTTTGATAAATTGGAGCACAGtatgtttccatttgtgacatatgttttggtgtttgtgtgtgtgtgtgtgtgtgtgtgtgtgagagagagagagagagagagagagagagagagagagagagagaagggagagagagagataatgaagATGAAAAGCGAAACAGGAAATACCGTAGATGCCCTCAACACAAGTGCACCCCTGTCATTTTGGAGTCTGAGATATCTGCCCTTCCTTTTTAGCATTCCTCAAACTACTCCTTTCCTCCTCACAAAGGAATCAATATTAGTTCTGAAAACTGGGTTAGTGttgcattttttttacatgtgccTGTTAGCAGTACTGGTTTTTCACCCCCTGAATGTGCCTAACAGGACAGCATTTCTGTCTCAAAATTTTACAGGAAGTAATAAATACAAGAAGTGTATCTGGAATACTGAAGCACCAGTAAAATGCAGTCGTTCCTCAACtttactagagagagagagagagagaccatatgCATATGCCAGGATGATTAAGTACAATGTGAAATATATGTTCAGTAAGGTGTACTTGCAAAATAACATCTTCAACATGTCAACAATCTTTTCCAAGTAGCAGAGTAAAAAAAAGGACTGTGGAATGAAAACAATTATCAAAAGGCAACAGAAAGTACACAGAACAGCATAACACAAACGTAACTCAGGCAAAAACTATTTGTGCAGCAGTTAGGTGACGTGACATCACAAACACGCAGGATAATGACTCGGATAAACTCCCCGCCGGGTGGGCTACGAGGGCGCCCAGAGGAACACAAGGGCACCACAGTAGCTGCAGCAGGAAGGTGGAGGGGGAGATCACGGCGATCCGCCACCTTCTCGAGGCAGCTGCGCCTCTTCAACTTCCTCTCCTTCCCCTTCAGCCCTCGTGCCGTCAGCAACGTCCGGCAGAGAGGACGACGCGGCTGGTGACAGCGAGGGGGGTGGGGGCGGACTGGCAGCAGGGAAGCTCTCCGAGGCAGGTGCAGCAGAAGGACCGGGCCCCACTGCCAGGTAGCAGAGACGGCGACGCACGTGCTCCTCACGCGAACCTCTCTGCTGACACTGGTGGCTGGGGTTGTCGTGCAGGCGCTGCAGGTCCTTTTCCAgttcctgctgctgttgctgctgctggcgctgctgctgctcacggtcctcccactgctgctgccgctgctcctcTTGCCGATCGTCATCATCATCCTGCTGCTGCCTCTGCACCTGGAGTTTACTGCTGTTGCCACCACTGGTGCTGCCACTAGCAGGAGTTGGTGGGGTGGGCAGGACCTTCGGTGCGGATGGTGGGCTGTGGCCCAAGCTGTTACCAGTGGAGGGAGGAGGCGAGTCTTCAGAAATCTGCGCAGGGCATTCCAGGTGCACACAGTGGAATACCTGGAAAAGAGTGTTCGTGTCCAATTCGTTGGAGAATCAAAATAACAATCTATACAGTGGACGGAAGCCAGTTCTTCATTACCATAGAATGCGAAGATGATATCATTAGCCAGCATAGCATCAGAATTTTGGGATGCGAAAGGAACTGAGGAACAGTCCACGAGTGTACCGCTAGTccacagtgtccaatgggcacaatatttctggcagtaaacccgtggactgttcgagcaagaaatatgctgggagaaactgaagaattgcCTAATAACTGAGGAAAATTGTTTTAATCTTCTAAAAGATCTGGATGCTAAAATTTGAGACACggtttgaaaaagaaagaaattaactgTCATCTGGACAACAAACCTACCCACAAAAGTGTCTGAACATTGGGAAAAATTGACAGACTTGTACTACAAAGTGTTAGAACTTCAGCCCAGTTGCCCTGATTTAGTTCCCTCAGACTTCCACCTCTTCCCAaaagtcaatgtctgccttggcaGTCAGCATACTTTGCCCAACTGACAAGTGATTGCAACTGTAGATGAATATTTTGCTGCACTTCCGGGGGAACACTACAGAGATTGAATGTCACTGGAATATCATAGGATGAGGTGTATTAATGTTAAGGCAAGTAAGATTTCTGAAAACATGAATATTCATTTTCACTATGAAGCCAAGGACATTTCAGAGCAATTTTGTATATCTGATCTGACAGCAGACAGGCAACCCATTCAAATGTTTGTGACAGGAGAGCACATCTACGTGTAGCATCACATGGAGTTCCTCCCAGATGGATCTCGGAAGATCGCAATCCTTGGCAAAAGGCTGTGTATGGGGCTTGCCCTAAACACCTAATGTACAAGCAAATATCATCACTGCCAACTGTATCCAATATCTTCAGGCTGAAGCTCACACTGATCCACACACACACTGCCGAGAGTGTTTATGTGGAAGTTATCAAAGCGTCTAAGAAGGAGACTGCACTCATTATCACGGACCAAATTACTGGTATATGCTTGGGCATCAATGAAAATGACAGAATTGGGAATTCCCATTGGCAAACTGTTAAGCATTTTTGACACTGTTCGGGCAAGGCATGAGCCATTTATACTAGCTTAGTTTCCAGGCAGCTGTCGACAGAAAGAGTGCAGAACAACAATAACCCAAGAATCATGGGGTCGAGTCCCTTTGGAGAAACTTcctgttttccttttatttttatcttcaatttttgtTACACACATTGCCAGTAAATccaaataatgctcaatatattttatttattaatacttTTATAAGAGGCATGAAAAGAAAAGGAGATGGAAAATCTGGGAttgtaaataaattttcagaaAGGAATTTTACGGCACACATGAGGACTttgtatataaaattaaatgtttttgaGAACTTTATATATAAAGTTAGGTActtttattattttgcagttgaTACACACATGCTGAATTGG is a genomic window of Schistocerca gregaria isolate iqSchGreg1 chromosome 9, iqSchGreg1.2, whole genome shotgun sequence containing:
- the LOC126291463 gene encoding histone-lysine N-methyltransferase, H3 lysine-79 specific-like, with product MFLPYGEEKKKKRKEREKRKNERKERTREKKEREKRKNERKERTREKKEREKRKNERKERTREKKEREKRKNERKERTREKKEREKRKNERKERTREKKEREKRKNERKERTREKKEREKRKNERKERTREKKEREKRKNERKERTREKKEREKRKNERKERKREKKEREKRKKERKERKREKKEKEKRKKKRKIGERNEKGDALGTMAWICTYKP